A single genomic interval of Candidatus Methylomirabilis tolerans harbors:
- the proS gene encoding proline--tRNA ligase, which yields MRWTRSLIPTLKEAPADAEAISHTLMVRAGLVRQLAAGIYVYLPLGQRVMDKVNGIIREEMDRIGGQEITMPILHPAELWQQTGRWTTIGEEMFRLHDRGKRQMCLGMTHEEVIAWLAAREIRSYRDLPQIWYQIQTKLRDEARPKSGVLRTREFLMKDSYSLDRDEDGLARNYEIHKEAYRRIMTRCGLAFHVVESDPGMMGGATAHEFMAPSQAGEDEVALCERCSYSANVELAISKRCPHCEEDLRIERVIEVGNIFKLGIKYSIPLKAMYLNEAGEERPVVMGSYGIGPARIAAAAIEQRHDELGIVWPTAIAPFQLHLLPVNVRDQKLAELAEAMYAQLVREGIEVLHDDRDERPGVKFKDADLLGLPLRMTVGTRTLKEGMVDLKVRKTGEEEQVPLSEAVSRAHALLSHLSD from the coding sequence ATGCGTTGGACAAGGTCACTGATCCCGACACTGAAAGAAGCCCCGGCAGATGCCGAAGCAATCAGTCATACACTGATGGTCCGGGCCGGCTTGGTCCGGCAACTCGCGGCTGGGATTTACGTCTATCTGCCGCTCGGGCAGCGGGTGATGGACAAGGTGAACGGCATCATCCGCGAGGAGATGGACCGGATCGGTGGGCAGGAGATCACGATGCCGATCCTGCACCCAGCCGAGTTGTGGCAGCAGACCGGTCGATGGACGACTATCGGCGAGGAGATGTTTCGGCTGCATGATCGTGGCAAGCGTCAGATGTGCCTGGGGATGACCCACGAAGAGGTTATCGCCTGGCTTGCAGCCAGGGAAATCCGGTCATACCGGGATCTCCCGCAGATCTGGTACCAGATCCAGACCAAGCTCCGAGACGAGGCAAGACCCAAGAGCGGCGTCCTCCGAACGCGGGAGTTCCTGATGAAGGACTCCTACTCGCTGGACCGGGATGAAGACGGACTCGCGAGAAACTATGAGATTCACAAAGAGGCCTACCGTCGTATCATGACGCGGTGTGGCTTGGCCTTTCACGTTGTCGAGAGCGATCCGGGGATGATGGGCGGGGCAACCGCGCACGAATTTATGGCGCCGAGCCAAGCCGGAGAGGATGAGGTTGCCCTCTGTGAACGTTGCAGCTACTCGGCCAATGTCGAGCTGGCCATCTCAAAACGGTGCCCACATTGCGAGGAGGATCTGCGCATCGAAAGAGTGATCGAGGTAGGAAATATCTTCAAGCTCGGAATAAAATATTCTATCCCTCTCAAGGCGATGTACCTGAATGAGGCCGGGGAGGAACGCCCCGTCGTCATGGGAAGCTATGGGATTGGACCGGCCAGGATCGCCGCCGCCGCGATCGAGCAGCGCCATGATGAGCTGGGAATCGTCTGGCCCACGGCCATCGCGCCCTTTCAGCTCCATCTTCTGCCGGTCAACGTGCGCGATCAGAAGTTGGCTGAGTTGGCCGAGGCAATGTATGCTCAACTCGTAAGGGAGGGGATCGAGGTCCTGCACGATGACCGAGATGAGCGTCCTGGCGTGAAGTTCAAGGACGCCGATCTGCTTGGCCTGCCCCTTCGAATGACCGTTGGGACCCGTACTCTCAAGGAGGGGATGGTTGACTTGAAGGTGCGAAAAACCGGCGAGGAGGAGCAGGTCCCACTCTCGGAAGCGGTCTCCAGGGCACACGCCCTTCTTTCGCACCTTTCTGATTAA
- the ispG gene encoding flavodoxin-dependent (E)-4-hydroxy-3-methylbut-2-enyl-diphosphate synthase produces MIERRKTRQIQVGAVRIGGDAPVSIQSMTKTDTEDVRATVDQIWALEAAGCDIVRVGVPVKEAADKLGEIRTQIRIPLIADIHFDYRLALIALEQGVDGLRLNPGNIGNRSRVEEIVKVAAERKVPIRIGVNGGSLEKDLLTRDGGPTPKGMVESALRHIRILEDLNYPEMKVSLKASDPLMMIEAYRLLAEEIEYPLHLGVTEAGTPGVGTIRSAVGIGTLLAEGIGDTIRVSLSADPVEEIKAGAEILKALGLRKGGLTFVSCPSCARADIDLVALAQEVEQRLAGITREIHVAAMGCEVNGPGEARGADIGVAGGKGIGWIFKKGEVVRKVKESEIADALMEEINKMLAESNG; encoded by the coding sequence ATGATTGAACGACGTAAGACACGGCAAATTCAGGTGGGGGCGGTCAGGATCGGTGGCGATGCGCCGGTGTCGATCCAGTCGATGACGAAGACCGACACGGAAGACGTCCGGGCCACGGTGGATCAGATCTGGGCATTGGAAGCAGCCGGATGTGATATCGTTCGGGTCGGTGTCCCGGTCAAAGAAGCCGCAGACAAACTGGGCGAGATCCGCACGCAAATCCGGATCCCCTTGATTGCCGATATCCACTTTGACTACAGGCTCGCTCTCATTGCCCTTGAACAGGGAGTAGACGGCCTCCGTCTCAACCCCGGCAATATTGGGAATCGTTCTCGTGTGGAGGAGATCGTCAAGGTGGCAGCCGAACGGAAGGTGCCGATCCGCATCGGCGTGAATGGCGGATCTCTGGAAAAGGACCTGCTCACGAGGGACGGCGGGCCGACCCCAAAAGGGATGGTCGAGAGCGCCCTTCGCCACATCCGGATTCTCGAAGATCTAAACTATCCCGAGATGAAGGTCTCACTGAAAGCCTCCGATCCTTTGATGATGATTGAGGCGTACCGCCTCCTGGCGGAAGAGATCGAGTACCCCCTCCACCTTGGCGTCACAGAGGCCGGAACGCCGGGGGTAGGAACGATCAGGTCGGCTGTCGGCATCGGAACGCTGCTTGCCGAGGGGATCGGTGACACCATTCGGGTGTCGCTCTCGGCCGATCCCGTTGAGGAGATCAAAGCGGGAGCCGAGATCTTAAAGGCGCTCGGTCTTCGGAAGGGCGGACTCACCTTCGTCTCCTGTCCGTCTTGCGCGAGGGCCGATATCGATCTGGTTGCCCTCGCCCAGGAGGTGGAGCAGCGACTGGCGGGGATTACCAGGGAGATCCACGTCGCCGCGATGGGATGTGAGGTAAACGGACCAGGAGAGGCCAGGGGCGCCGACATCGGGGTCGCCGGCGGCAAGGGGATCGGCTGGATATTCAAAAAGGGAGAGGTGGTTCGGAAGGTCAAGGAGTCGGAGATTGCCGACGCCCTGATGGAAGAGATCAATAAGATGCTGGCGGAAAGCAACGGCTAG
- the rseP gene encoding RIP metalloprotease RseP — translation MLDVVDPRPLLSRLDYLLWAILVLGALIFVHELGHFLVAKRAGVKVLKFSLGFGPKLIGFTRGETEYLLSAIPLGGYVKMLGEDPKEEVADPEGSFSAKSVGWRSLIILAGPASNLLLAVTIFWAVFTVGVPTLATKVGEVMQDFPALEAGVLIGDRIKAIDGQPIEKWEELATQIHKSPGQPVRLTIERAGSRFDLVVAPKATRQKNLFGEEQEIGLLGIAPAEEFLIERTNPATAFGRAIYKTYDLSRLILLTFVKLIQGVVPAKTIGGPLMVAQMAGQQARQGVLSLLFFTALLSINLAILNLLPIPILDGGHLFFSLIEAVRGKPVSLKKREMAQQVGMALLVALMIFAFYNDIFRLLGRQ, via the coding sequence ATCCTGGATGTGGTCGATCCTCGACCGCTTCTCTCGCGTCTTGACTATCTCCTCTGGGCTATCCTCGTCCTGGGCGCACTCATCTTCGTCCACGAACTCGGCCACTTTCTGGTCGCCAAGCGGGCGGGGGTCAAAGTCCTGAAGTTTTCCCTTGGTTTCGGCCCAAAACTCATCGGGTTTACGCGCGGTGAGACCGAATATCTCCTATCCGCCATCCCGCTCGGTGGCTATGTCAAGATGCTGGGTGAGGATCCAAAAGAAGAGGTGGCCGACCCGGAAGGATCGTTCTCCGCAAAATCGGTCGGGTGGCGCTCACTGATCATCCTGGCCGGCCCGGCATCCAATCTTCTCCTTGCCGTTACCATCTTCTGGGCTGTCTTTACTGTCGGTGTCCCGACTCTCGCCACTAAGGTGGGGGAAGTCATGCAGGACTTTCCGGCGCTCGAGGCAGGAGTACTGATCGGCGATCGGATCAAGGCGATCGATGGACAGCCTATTGAGAAGTGGGAGGAGCTGGCAACCCAGATCCACAAAAGTCCAGGACAGCCTGTTCGTCTGACAATTGAAAGAGCGGGAAGCCGGTTTGATCTGGTGGTGGCTCCAAAAGCCACGCGCCAGAAGAATCTTTTTGGGGAAGAACAGGAGATCGGTCTGCTTGGGATTGCGCCGGCAGAAGAGTTCCTGATCGAGCGAACTAATCCAGCCACCGCATTTGGAAGAGCGATTTACAAGACGTACGATCTCAGCCGCCTGATCCTGCTGACCTTCGTCAAGCTGATCCAGGGCGTTGTTCCGGCTAAGACTATTGGCGGACCGCTCATGGTCGCACAGATGGCCGGCCAGCAGGCCCGTCAGGGCGTCTTAAGTCTCCTGTTCTTTACCGCTCTCCTGTCCATCAATCTGGCGATTCTGAATCTGCTTCCGATCCCTATTTTGGATGGGGGGCATTTGTTTTTCTCGCTGATTGAAGCCGTTCGCGGTAAACCAGTCAGCCTGAAGAAGCGAGAGATGGCCCAGCAAGTCGGGATGGCCCTGTTGGTCGCCCTGATGATTTTTGCCTTCTACAACGATATCTTCCGCCTGCTCGGAAGGCAGTGA
- a CDS encoding 1-deoxy-D-xylulose-5-phosphate reductoisomerase produces the protein MKRISILGSTGTIGVKALAMIDLHRDSFEVVALSARHNIDLLEQQIRQFSPRVVAVGTSNAATTLKERVRDVPVEIGWGDEGVLNAATVPEADIVLTAIVGAAGLLPSLAAIKAGKDIALSTKEVMVMAGELVIAEARARGIRLLPVDSEHSAIFQCLDGQQSGAHLKRVLLTSSGGPFRQRPKGSFANITPKEALQHPTWIMGKKITIDSATLMNKGLEVIEASWFFSLTPQQIDVIIHPQSIIHSMVEFIDGAILAQMGATDMGLPILYALSYPDRLQTPLPSLDLNTLSPLTFEPVDHERFPCLGFAYQALQAGGTYPAVLNAANEVAVDLFLSDRVTFPDIPALIAKAMDSHRGRKIDSLEDALEADREARQLVLASLRT, from the coding sequence GTGAAGCGCATAAGTATCCTTGGCTCAACAGGGACCATCGGGGTCAAGGCCCTGGCCATGATCGATCTGCACCGTGATTCCTTTGAGGTAGTAGCCCTTTCGGCCAGGCATAATATCGATCTCCTGGAACAGCAGATCAGGCAGTTCTCCCCCCGCGTTGTTGCTGTCGGAACTTCCAACGCCGCGACAACTCTAAAGGAACGGGTAAGAGACGTCCCTGTTGAGATCGGGTGGGGAGACGAAGGCGTACTGAATGCCGCCACGGTGCCTGAGGCCGACATCGTCCTTACCGCGATCGTTGGCGCGGCGGGCCTGCTCCCCAGCCTCGCCGCCATTAAGGCGGGAAAGGATATTGCCCTCTCCACGAAGGAAGTCATGGTCATGGCCGGGGAGCTGGTGATCGCCGAGGCCCGGGCGCGTGGCATTCGACTCCTTCCCGTTGATAGTGAACATTCGGCCATCTTCCAATGTCTGGATGGACAGCAAAGCGGCGCGCACTTGAAGCGGGTACTCTTGACCTCCTCTGGCGGACCATTCCGTCAGCGACCCAAAGGAAGCTTTGCGAATATCACTCCGAAAGAGGCGCTGCAGCACCCGACATGGATTATGGGAAAGAAGATTACCATCGATTCGGCTACCCTCATGAATAAAGGGCTGGAGGTTATCGAGGCCAGTTGGTTCTTTTCCCTCACACCGCAACAAATCGACGTGATTATTCACCCGCAGAGCATTATTCATTCGATGGTAGAGTTCATAGACGGGGCGATCCTGGCTCAGATGGGGGCAACCGATATGGGACTGCCGATCCTGTACGCCCTTTCATACCCTGACCGGCTTCAGACTCCCCTGCCGTCCCTCGACCTGAACACTCTGTCGCCGTTGACCTTTGAACCGGTTGACCACGAACGGTTTCCCTGCCTTGGATTCGCCTATCAGGCGCTTCAGGCGGGCGGAACCTATCCGGCCGTTCTCAATGCAGCTAACGAAGTCGCAGTAGACCTCTTTCTCTCCGATCGGGTCACCTTCCCTGACATTCCCGCTCTCATCGCTAAGGCAATGGACAGCCACCGAGGTCGTAAGATCGACTCTCTGGAAGATGCCCTGGAGGCCGATCGCGAGGCCAGACAGTTGGTGCTGGCGTCACTGCGCACCTAA
- a CDS encoding septum formation initiator family protein: protein MRTGQVIASAQEKLAAVRSTRKRRLIIVAVLAIVIVVPSVSGKKSLVKIFRMSKTRAELQQEITRLRQINEDLAREIQAFSHNSGLVEAIAREDLGLVRAGEIVYQFGPMKPTAAPSVPSR from the coding sequence ATGCGAACGGGACAGGTTATCGCCAGCGCACAGGAAAAACTCGCAGCAGTCAGAAGCACCCGCAAACGGCGACTCATCATTGTCGCCGTTCTGGCGATTGTCATCGTCGTTCCTTCAGTGAGCGGGAAGAAGAGCCTCGTCAAGATCTTTCGAATGAGCAAGACCAGGGCCGAGCTTCAGCAGGAGATCACACGGCTCAGACAGATCAACGAAGATCTCGCTCGGGAGATCCAGGCCTTCAGCCACAATTCGGGTCTGGTTGAGGCAATTGCTCGCGAGGATCTCGGGCTGGTGAGGGCGGGTGAGATTGTGTACCAGTTCGGTCCGATGAAGCCAACCGCTGCTCCGTCCGTCCCATCCCGTTGA